The following proteins are co-located in the Rheinheimera salexigens genome:
- a CDS encoding SPOR domain-containing protein, which translates to MDCTKLQQALADLAHLLPLQQDWFTRLLFQLSFNDIETIQTLGATGSGKSTLALALAELLSEQFNVALLTAVPEKQAITAIQQQWFGHQVDATDFTAQINQYTADQELCLIIDDGQDYSAAFMQLLTSLSVRCFIFATKPVVPAALTLTINQAGPEDAQQLLAAEELSSEQLAQRLARAQGNLHYLLQDITAEKSPKLKVDRVQENKPRLIVMFSIAIVAILIAGLVIGFQQFYATHQPKITKQNGIENVAELALVPEHSVIATTSGLPSSTDNVDTEISKAYQPQDTTEPSKPLDTIELAELNNTINTAALIEDNVSDQVATKSVKAVSKKMLVTDNDTAVSSTIDASKSQSQSSALEPATAAVVDANQQLDVSLAAEVTETTEAGCHEPQLIAASNTASALQLAVLSNPAAFKRFYSRYPKLDMLCYQRSWQGKSQVVVLLGPFTDPKQALAARKNLPTKLAESGSFVKSIKAVQAEITAFNVSQQLSTVD; encoded by the coding sequence ATGGATTGCACTAAGTTACAACAAGCACTCGCTGATTTAGCCCATTTATTACCGCTACAACAAGATTGGTTCACACGATTATTGTTTCAATTATCGTTTAATGACATTGAAACCATCCAGACTTTAGGCGCGACGGGAAGTGGTAAGTCGACACTAGCCTTAGCCCTAGCTGAGCTACTATCTGAGCAGTTTAATGTTGCTTTGTTAACTGCCGTACCAGAAAAGCAAGCCATCACGGCTATTCAGCAACAATGGTTTGGTCATCAAGTGGATGCTACAGACTTTACTGCGCAAATTAATCAATATACAGCTGATCAAGAATTATGCTTAATTATTGATGATGGCCAAGATTATAGTGCGGCTTTTATGCAACTATTAACATCTTTGTCAGTACGTTGCTTTATATTTGCGACAAAGCCTGTGGTGCCAGCAGCATTAACCTTAACTATTAATCAAGCCGGACCTGAAGATGCCCAACAATTACTGGCAGCTGAAGAACTGAGCTCTGAACAGCTGGCACAACGCTTAGCAAGAGCCCAAGGTAATTTACATTACTTGCTGCAAGACATTACTGCAGAAAAGTCTCCTAAGCTTAAAGTAGATCGAGTTCAGGAAAATAAGCCACGCCTTATAGTCATGTTTAGTATTGCCATAGTGGCCATTTTAATTGCTGGCTTGGTTATTGGTTTTCAGCAGTTTTATGCAACTCATCAGCCAAAAATAACTAAACAGAATGGCATAGAAAACGTTGCAGAGTTAGCATTAGTGCCAGAGCACAGCGTTATAGCTACTACGTCTGGTTTACCCAGCTCGACAGATAATGTTGATACTGAAATATCTAAAGCATATCAGCCTCAAGATACAACTGAACCATCGAAACCGCTAGATACAATTGAACTGGCTGAATTAAATAATACTATAAATACAGCCGCGTTAATTGAAGATAACGTTAGTGATCAAGTCGCTACTAAAAGCGTAAAAGCTGTCAGTAAAAAAATGTTAGTGACTGATAATGATACTGCAGTTTCGTCTACTATTGATGCAAGCAAATCCCAAAGCCAGTCGTCGGCGTTAGAGCCCGCTACAGCAGCTGTCGTGGATGCAAACCAGCAACTTGATGTTTCATTGGCAGCAGAGGTAACAGAAACAACAGAAGCAGGTTGCCACGAGCCGCAACTGATTGCGGCTAGTAACACTGCATCAGCGTTGCAACTGGCTGTGTTATCCAATCCTGCGGCATTTAAACGTTTTTACAGCCGCTATCCTAAACTGGATATGTTATGTTACCAGCGGAGCTGGCAAGGTAAATCGCAAGTCGTGGTGTTATTAGGACCCTTTACTGATCCTAAACAAGCACTAGCTGCAAGAAAAAACTTACCGACAAAGTTAGCCGAATCGGGCAGTTTTGTTAAAAGCATAAAAGCCGTTCAAGCAGAGATCACTGCGTTTAATGTTAGCCAACAACTAAGTACTGTAGATTAA
- the aroB gene encoding 3-dehydroquinate synthase translates to MQKVEVQLGERSYPICINSHFNDLVAEYSQSKQVVIVSNPTVASHYLNSIKCLFPQAKLNYILLPDGEAYKTLASYETVLSFLLQHQYSRDVLLVALGGGVIGDITGFVAATYQRGVRFLQIPTTLLAQVDSSVGGKTAVNHALGKNMIGAFKQPVQVIINTQVLATLPAREFAAGMAEVIKYALIADKAFFSWLLTEHQAILAQDHLVLAQMIKHCCQMKADIVSRDETEQGERALLNLGHTFGHAIEAHLGYGSWLHGEAVAAGMVMAAKLSLSRGWLVQQDLDQLIQLLEVFQLPTAAPEHMCIADFLPYMKTDKKVKNGQMRFVLPISFGACALKDDVTEDELMQVFANGLH, encoded by the coding sequence ATGCAAAAAGTTGAAGTACAACTTGGCGAGCGCAGCTACCCAATATGTATCAACTCGCACTTTAACGATCTGGTTGCTGAATATAGTCAAAGCAAACAGGTCGTTATTGTTTCTAACCCCACTGTAGCGAGTCACTATTTAAATAGTATCAAGTGCTTATTTCCCCAAGCCAAATTAAATTACATTCTTTTACCTGATGGTGAAGCTTATAAAACCTTAGCCTCGTATGAAACAGTACTATCTTTTTTACTGCAGCATCAATATTCACGTGATGTGTTATTAGTCGCTCTTGGTGGTGGTGTCATAGGTGACATTACAGGATTTGTGGCGGCAACCTATCAACGCGGTGTACGATTTTTACAAATACCAACTACTTTACTGGCCCAAGTCGATTCTTCAGTAGGCGGTAAGACAGCGGTTAATCATGCGTTAGGTAAAAATATGATCGGCGCTTTTAAGCAGCCGGTACAAGTTATTATTAACACCCAAGTTTTAGCAACACTACCCGCTAGAGAATTTGCTGCAGGTATGGCAGAAGTGATCAAGTACGCCTTGATTGCAGATAAAGCTTTTTTTAGTTGGTTATTAACAGAACATCAAGCTATTTTGGCCCAAGACCATCTCGTGCTTGCGCAGATGATAAAACACTGTTGTCAAATGAAAGCGGATATTGTTAGCCGTGATGAAACTGAACAAGGTGAGCGCGCCTTACTCAATCTTGGCCATACCTTTGGGCATGCTATAGAAGCGCATTTAGGCTACGGTAGTTGGCTGCATGGTGAAGCGGTTGCGGCTGGCATGGTAATGGCGGCCAAATTATCTTTATCACGAGGCTGGCTGGTACAGCAAGATCTTGACCAACTGATTCAATTACTCGAAGTGTTTCAATTACCAACCGCTGCACCTGAACATATGTGTATAGCCGATTTTTTACCTTATATGAAAACAGATAAAAAAGTTAAAAACGGTCAAATGCGTTTTGTGTTACCGATTTCTTTTGGTGCTTGTGCGCTAAAAGATGATGTCACAGAAGACGAGCTAATGCAGGTATTCGCTAATGGATTGCACTAA
- the trpS gene encoding tryptophan--tRNA ligase produces the protein MSNKPIVFSGAQPSGQLTIGNYLGALQQWDKMQDDFNCLYCIVDLHAITVRQEPEKLRAASLDSLALYLACGIDPARSAVFMQSHVPEHSQLAWVLSCYTQFGELNRMTQFKDKSERHNNNVNAGLFTYPVLMAADILLYQTNQVPVGHDQKQHLELARDVATRFNAVHGDVLTVPEPFIPGVAARVMSLQEPTKKMSKSDENPWNFVGLLEEPKMISKKFKKAMTDSQDPPRVYFDVENKPGVANLLSIYSGVTGKTVAALEAEYEGKMYGHLKTDVADAVIALLEPVQQKFKDLRQDQDTLNTVMRAGADNARQRAAVTLAKVNQAVGFVTP, from the coding sequence ATGAGTAACAAACCCATTGTATTTAGTGGTGCGCAACCGTCAGGTCAGCTAACAATTGGTAATTATCTGGGGGCGTTACAGCAGTGGGATAAAATGCAAGACGATTTTAATTGTTTATATTGCATTGTCGATTTACACGCCATCACCGTCCGTCAAGAGCCAGAAAAGCTTAGAGCGGCCTCATTAGATAGCTTAGCGTTGTATTTAGCTTGTGGTATCGATCCAGCGCGTTCTGCGGTATTTATGCAGTCGCATGTGCCAGAGCATAGCCAATTAGCCTGGGTGCTAAGTTGTTATACCCAGTTTGGTGAATTAAACCGCATGACTCAGTTTAAAGATAAATCAGAGCGACATAATAATAATGTTAACGCTGGTTTATTTACTTATCCAGTATTAATGGCGGCCGATATTTTATTGTATCAAACCAACCAAGTTCCGGTTGGCCACGATCAAAAGCAGCATTTAGAATTAGCCCGTGATGTTGCTACGCGTTTTAATGCTGTGCATGGTGATGTGCTTACGGTACCGGAGCCGTTTATTCCAGGTGTTGCTGCGCGGGTTATGAGCTTACAAGAGCCAACAAAGAAGATGTCTAAGTCGGATGAAAATCCATGGAACTTTGTAGGCTTGTTGGAAGAGCCGAAGATGATCAGTAAAAAGTTTAAAAAAGCCATGACTGACTCACAAGATCCACCACGAGTATATTTTGATGTGGAAAATAAGCCAGGTGTCGCTAACTTACTCAGTATCTATAGTGGTGTTACCGGTAAAACAGTGGCGGCATTAGAGGCAGAATATGAAGGCAAAATGTACGGCCACTTAAAAACCGACGTAGCCGATGCGGTAATTGCTTTATTAGAGCCAGTACAACAGAAGTTTAAGGACCTGCGCCAAGATCAAGACACCTTAAATACTGTTATGCGCGCTGGTGCTGATAATGCACGGCAACGCGCTGCAGTAACCTTAGCAAAAGTAAACCAAGCTGTTGGCTTTGTAACGCCTTAA
- a CDS encoding DUF2970 domain-containing protein: protein MYPLQRNNKASLNSKTSPGFFKVLKAVFGALIGVQSEQQRQHDFSDKNPIPYIITAIVFTLIFVFTLLFIVSWVLS from the coding sequence GTGTATCCCCTGCAAAGAAATAATAAAGCAAGTTTAAACAGTAAAACCAGCCCAGGTTTTTTTAAAGTACTTAAGGCTGTGTTTGGTGCGTTAATTGGTGTCCAGTCCGAACAACAGCGGCAGCATGATTTTAGCGATAAAAATCCCATTCCTTATATTATTACTGCCATTGTATTCACATTAATATTTGTGTTTACTTTACTATTTATTGTCAGTTGGGTTTTAAGTTAA
- the pelG gene encoding exopolysaccharide Pel transporter PelG has product MAGIGFELRRILKKNTLLSYLEAYGLAAVVGSGPWVLSILALMVIGMLSIGRVLPSTLIIQYLVLVTYMMAGSLILSGLFQLLLTRFISDRIFEKKEQLVTPNLLGCMLTVSVLACMLAIAVLSQTGLPPALKIALFCGFVALCNLWLIIVFLSGMKQYYRIVLTLLGGYSIMVIASWLLPPYGILGLLIIFAVCQALIAFILLFFILRNYSSISLVSFQFLNRRKAFYSLAWCGLLYNLGVWVDKFVFWFHSEVSFNVIDIFRASYIYDLPIFIAYLAIIPGMAVFMLHMETDFAASNEKFYQTVREGGTLEAIFILKDKMVFDCKNSLYQIFKIQGITLGLLLLWSEEILTLLQIDLAYLHLLYVDLVGVSLQVLVMAILNVMFYLDKRYQALTLIIVMASSNLVLSELSVQLGPQFYGYGFALSMLISTLLGLMLINRQFLRLEYETFMLQR; this is encoded by the coding sequence GTGGCAGGAATAGGCTTTGAATTAAGACGGATCCTGAAGAAAAATACGCTACTTTCTTATCTTGAAGCTTATGGTTTAGCGGCTGTGGTAGGCTCTGGTCCTTGGGTGCTATCCATTCTAGCGCTAATGGTCATTGGTATGTTAAGTATTGGCCGAGTGCTGCCTAGTACTTTGATTATCCAGTACCTTGTATTAGTGACGTATATGATGGCAGGTTCATTAATTTTAAGTGGGCTGTTTCAGCTATTATTAACCCGGTTTATTTCTGATCGAATTTTTGAGAAAAAAGAACAGCTGGTCACACCTAATTTATTAGGCTGTATGCTAACGGTGTCAGTATTAGCCTGTATGCTAGCTATAGCAGTATTAAGCCAAACCGGTTTACCTCCTGCTTTAAAAATTGCTTTATTCTGTGGTTTTGTCGCTTTGTGTAATTTATGGTTAATTATCGTGTTTTTAAGCGGTATGAAACAATACTATCGTATTGTTTTAACCTTGCTTGGCGGGTATAGCATTATGGTAATAGCCTCTTGGTTATTACCGCCTTACGGCATACTTGGCTTATTAATTATATTCGCAGTCTGCCAAGCCTTAATTGCTTTTATATTGTTATTTTTTATCTTACGTAATTACAGTTCTATTTCGTTGGTGTCATTCCAATTTTTAAATCGACGTAAAGCCTTTTACTCTTTAGCTTGGTGTGGACTGCTGTATAACTTAGGTGTTTGGGTCGATAAGTTCGTATTTTGGTTTCACTCTGAAGTATCATTTAACGTCATTGATATTTTTCGTGCTTCCTATATTTATGATTTACCTATTTTTATTGCCTACCTGGCTATTATTCCAGGTATGGCAGTGTTTATGCTGCATATGGAAACTGATTTTGCAGCCTCAAATGAAAAGTTTTATCAAACCGTACGCGAAGGTGGCACTTTAGAAGCTATCTTTATTTTAAAAGATAAAATGGTGTTTGATTGTAAAAATAGTTTATACCAAATTTTTAAAATTCAAGGTATCACTTTAGGATTGCTACTGTTATGGAGTGAGGAAATACTTACTTTACTACAAATTGACTTAGCCTATTTGCACCTGCTTTATGTCGATTTAGTTGGTGTATCACTGCAAGTATTAGTTATGGCAATTCTTAATGTCATGTTTTATTTAGATAAGCGTTATCAAGCCCTAACCCTCATAATTGTTATGGCCAGCAGTAACTTAGTCTTGTCAGAATTATCAGTGCAGTTAGGACCACAATTTTACGGTTACGGATTTGCATTATCAATGTTAATCAGCACCTTGCTAGGCCTGATGCTAATTAACAGACAGTTTCTACGCTTAGAATATGAAACCTTTATGCTACAACGCTAA
- a CDS encoding Dam family site-specific DNA-(adenine-N6)-methyltransferase, whose amino-acid sequence MMAQSERKSRAFLKWAGGKYKLVDEIKQHLPAANLLIEPFVGAASVFLNTDYKHYQLNDINADLISLYNIVKAKPEQFIADANSTFCDSSNQRNSYLNIRQQFNQSQDQYERAILFLYLNRHGYNGLCRYNLSGKFNVPFGSYKKPYFPLAELWFFAEKAQRAEFVCSGYQQIMQQAPTDAVIYCDPPYVPLSKTASFTSYARQGFNLDDQAALANQAELLQQRGNTVVISNHDTTLTRKIYHQAKLHSIQVGRSISQNGAGRKKVAELFAVYKGKKVK is encoded by the coding sequence ATGATGGCGCAGTCAGAGCGTAAAAGCAGAGCATTTTTAAAGTGGGCTGGTGGCAAATATAAACTGGTCGATGAGATAAAACAGCATTTACCCGCCGCTAATTTGTTGATAGAGCCATTTGTTGGTGCCGCATCGGTATTTTTAAATACGGATTATAAGCATTATCAGCTTAACGACATTAATGCTGATTTAATTAGTTTATATAATATTGTTAAAGCCAAGCCCGAGCAATTTATTGCCGACGCCAATAGCACTTTTTGCGACAGTAGTAACCAGCGTAATAGCTACTTAAATATTCGCCAACAATTTAACCAAAGCCAAGATCAATATGAACGAGCGATATTATTCTTGTATTTAAACCGGCATGGTTACAATGGTTTGTGTCGTTATAATTTATCGGGCAAATTTAATGTCCCGTTTGGCAGTTATAAAAAACCGTATTTTCCGTTAGCTGAATTATGGTTTTTTGCTGAAAAAGCCCAACGAGCAGAATTTGTTTGTAGTGGTTATCAACAGATTATGCAACAAGCGCCAACTGATGCGGTTATTTATTGTGATCCGCCTTATGTTCCGTTGAGTAAAACTGCTAGCTTTACCAGTTATGCCAGACAAGGTTTTAACTTAGATGATCAAGCCGCCCTTGCTAATCAAGCCGAACTATTACAGCAACGGGGTAATACCGTTGTTATTAGTAATCATGATACTACGCTCACCCGCAAAATTTATCATCAAGCCAAGTTACATAGTATCCAAGTAGGGCGCTCTATTAGTCAAAATGGTGCGGGAAGAAAAAAAGTGGCAGAGTTATTTGCGGTTTATAAAGGAAAAAAAGTTAAATAA
- the rpe gene encoding ribulose-phosphate 3-epimerase, with protein MQPYLIAPSILSADFARLGDDVAAVLAADADVVHFDVMDNHYVPNLTMGPMVCKALRDYGITAPIDVHLMVEPVDALVPQFAKAGASIISFHPEASKHIDRTVQLIKDHGCQAGLVFNPATPLSYLDYMLDKIDLVLLMSVNPGFGGQKFIPATLDKLAAVRKLIDSRGLDVRLEVDGGVTIDNINAIAQAGADMFVAGSAIFNTDNYADAIAKMRQQLALVAR; from the coding sequence ATGCAGCCTTATCTTATTGCTCCTTCAATTCTTTCTGCTGATTTTGCCCGTTTAGGCGATGATGTCGCGGCAGTACTAGCTGCTGATGCTGATGTAGTTCATTTTGATGTGATGGATAATCATTACGTACCCAATTTAACGATGGGGCCTATGGTCTGTAAAGCTTTACGCGATTACGGCATTACCGCGCCTATAGATGTCCACTTAATGGTAGAGCCTGTTGATGCGTTAGTGCCACAATTTGCCAAAGCCGGCGCTAGCATTATTAGCTTTCATCCTGAAGCATCAAAACACATTGACCGCACAGTACAGTTAATTAAAGATCACGGCTGCCAAGCAGGTTTAGTGTTTAATCCAGCAACGCCATTAAGTTATCTAGATTATATGTTAGATAAAATCGACTTAGTGTTATTAATGTCGGTTAACCCGGGTTTTGGTGGTCAAAAGTTTATTCCCGCGACATTAGATAAACTTGCCGCTGTAAGAAAGTTAATTGATAGTCGTGGTTTAGATGTTCGCTTAGAAGTTGATGGCGGCGTTACTATTGATAATATTAATGCTATTGCACAAGCTGGAGCGGATATGTTTGTTGCGGGTTCGGCGATTTTTAACACCGATAATTACGCCGATGCTATTGCTAAAATGCGCCAACAATTAGCCTTAGTAGCACGATAA